One genomic window of Nicotiana sylvestris chromosome 10, ASM39365v2, whole genome shotgun sequence includes the following:
- the LOC138878976 gene encoding uncharacterized protein — protein MYRVLRVMHASITEAVELASFRLRDVAVLWYEAWERSKGLDAPPAEWEDFSEAFLAHYFPREDWEARLDQFLNLKQGDMSVRDYSHKFNSLARYAPDIVRTMRARVHHYVDGLGDHLIRDCRVASLSDDVDISRIQAFAQTTEDLSRRIRDNRRYREQSNRARTMGSYREPRGDFKPPLHRYPPRSLGSFTPQMLGQRFDRYIQSGPRQSSGQPESRRQERSAQMRQLIPPCTKCGRGVPAQPSRSTVASSPSVRAPRPGPQSTQGRGRGRGGGDTSSSSGGQNRFYALTGPQYVVTGIFTIHSHAIYALIDLGSTFSYITPFIAGKLDMRSELLPQPVEVSTPVGDSIIANHVYRGCTVLINDRPTSVDLVELVMLGFDVIMGMDWLAVCYANIDCRAKLVRFHFPGEPVLEWKGNAATPKGKFTSYLRARKFIAKGCIYHLVHVRDIDKEPATLQSISIVNEFPMVFPDELPGIPPEREIDFAIDLLPDTQPISIPP, from the exons ATGTATAGAGTATTGAGGGTGATGCATGCCTCCATCACCGAGGCTGTGGAGTTGGCTTCTTTTCGACTACGTGATGTAGCCGTCCTATGGTATGAGGCATGGGAGAGATCTAAAGGACTTGATGCTCCGCCAGCAGAGTGGGAGGACTTCTCTGAGGCTTTTTTAGCCCATTATTTTCCACGGGAGGATTGGGAGGCCCGTCTTGACCAGTTTCTTAACCTGAAGCAGGGGGATATGAGTGTGAGGGATTATAGCCATAAGTTTAATTCTTTGGCGAGGTATGCACCAGATATTGTACGTACCATGAGGGCTAGAGTTCATCATTATGTGGATGGTTTGGGGGATCATCTGATTAGAGACTGTAGGGTAGCATCCCTATCGGATGATGTAGATATTTCCCGCATACAGGCTTTCGCTCAGACTACAGAGGACCTTTCTCGTCGGATTCGTGATAATCGCAGGTATAGGGAACAGAGTAATAGGGCTCGTACTATGGGGTCTTATAGGGAGCCACGGGGTGATTTTAAGCCCCCACTCCATCGATATCCACCTCGATCATTAGGTAGTTTCACACCACAGATGCTGGGCCAGCGGTTTGATCGTTATATTCAGTCAGGACCGAGGCAGAGCTCAGGCCAGCCTGAGAGCCGTCGACAGGAGCGTTCCGCACAAATGAGACAACTTATTCCTCCATGTACTAAGTGCG GCAGAGGTGTACCAGCTCAGCCTTCAAGATCCACAGTAGCCTCTTCACCCTCAGTCCGTGCTCCCCGACCAGGTCCACAGTCTACTCAGGGACGTGGTAGGGGGAGAGGTGGAGGAGACACCTCAAGTTCTAGTGGTGGCCAGAACCGCTTTTATGCACTCACAGGTCCCCAATATGTTGTCACAGGTATATTTACAATACATTCTCATGCCATTTATGCATTGATAGATCTCggctctacattttcatatattaCTCCATTTATTGCTGGTAAGCTTGACATGAGATCTGAGTTGTTGCCACAGCCAGTTGAGGTATCTACGCCAGTTGGCGACTCTATTATTGCTAATCATGTCTATCGAGGTTGTACAGTGTTAATTAATGACCGTCCAACTTCTGTTGATTTAGTGGAATTGGTTATGCTAGGCTTCGATGTcattatgggtatggattggttggcagtttgtTATGCTAATATTGATTGTCGTGCAAAGTTGGTCCGATTTCATTTTCCGGGTGAGCCTGTCCTTGAATGGAAAGGTAATGCAGCCACGCCCAAGGGTAAGTTTACTTCATACCTTAGGGCTCGGAAGTTTATTGCTAAAGGTTGTATATACCATCTGGTTCATGTCAGGgatatagataaggagccagcgaCTCTTCAATCGATTtctattgtgaatgaattcccgATGGTATTCCCTGACGAGCTTCCAGGAATTCCCCCCGAAAGGGAAATTGATTTCGCGATAGATTTGCTTCCTGATACGCAACCTATATCCATTCCTCCCTAA